One segment of Rickettsiales bacterium Ac37b DNA contains the following:
- the guaB gene encoding Inosine-5'-monophosphate dehydrogenase, which produces MKFEKAFTFDDVLLKPAFSSTLPSDVDLSTFLTSKIKLSIPLMSASMDTVTGSSMAIAMAQNGGIGCIHKNLTIEQQASKIRKVKKFESGMVINPITINPEAKLYEALALMKKHNISGIPVVEVKGNVLVGILTNRDVRFADNHNQVISELMTQDNLITVRKGVSEEEAKRLLHQHRIEKLIVVDEHNSCIGLITVKDIEKAQAFPYASKDSQGRLRVSGAVGIDEEGFERAKALIDAEVDVIVVDTAHGHSEKVLKAISRIKAYDSNIQIIGGNIATAEGAKALIDVGCDAVKVGIGPGSICTTRIVAGVGVPQLSAILDVSEVCKQAGVKLIADGGIKYSGDIAKAIAAGADIVMVGSLFAGTEESPGEIILYHGRSYKSYRGMGSLAAMAAGSADRYFQRKSTKGLKLVPEGVEGMVPFKGAVANVIYQLMGGLRASMGYTGNSSIDLMQKNCKFVCITGAGLKESHAHDVVITREAPNYAVHHGDE; this is translated from the coding sequence ATGAAATTTGAAAAAGCTTTTACTTTTGATGATGTATTACTGAAGCCGGCATTTTCTTCCACTTTACCATCTGATGTTGATCTTTCAACCTTCCTCACTTCTAAAATTAAGTTATCTATACCTTTAATGTCTGCATCTATGGATACAGTTACAGGTAGTTCTATGGCTATTGCTATGGCTCAAAATGGTGGTATAGGTTGTATACATAAAAACCTTACTATTGAACAACAGGCATCTAAAATTCGTAAGGTAAAAAAGTTTGAATCTGGTATGGTAATTAATCCTATTACAATTAATCCAGAGGCTAAGCTATATGAAGCTCTTGCTTTGATGAAAAAGCATAATATTTCAGGAATACCTGTAGTAGAAGTAAAAGGTAATGTATTAGTTGGCATCTTAACAAACCGAGACGTACGTTTTGCTGATAATCATAATCAAGTAATATCTGAATTAATGACTCAAGATAACTTAATCACAGTACGTAAGGGAGTGAGTGAAGAAGAAGCCAAAAGGTTATTGCATCAGCATCGTATAGAAAAATTAATAGTAGTGGACGAACATAATAGCTGTATAGGACTAATTACAGTTAAAGATATTGAAAAAGCGCAAGCTTTTCCTTATGCATCCAAGGATAGTCAAGGAAGGTTAAGAGTATCTGGTGCAGTAGGTATCGATGAAGAAGGTTTTGAGAGAGCTAAGGCATTGATTGATGCGGAAGTAGATGTAATAGTTGTTGACACTGCCCATGGACATTCAGAAAAAGTATTAAAAGCTATTTCTAGGATTAAGGCCTACGATAGTAATATACAGATTATAGGTGGTAATATTGCTACTGCAGAAGGAGCAAAAGCTTTAATTGATGTAGGATGTGATGCAGTGAAGGTGGGAATAGGTCCCGGCTCAATTTGTACTACTAGGATAGTGGCAGGTGTTGGTGTACCTCAATTAAGTGCAATTTTAGATGTATCTGAAGTGTGTAAACAAGCAGGAGTTAAGTTAATTGCTGATGGTGGTATCAAATATTCGGGTGATATAGCAAAAGCTATAGCAGCTGGGGCAGATATTGTAATGGTAGGTAGCTTATTTGCTGGAACTGAAGAAAGTCCTGGAGAAATAATTTTATATCATGGAAGATCTTATAAATCTTATAGAGGTATGGGATCACTTGCTGCAATGGCTGCTGGCTCTGCTGATCGTTATTTTCAGCGTAAATCTACTAAAGGGTTAAAACTCGTTCCAGAAGGTGTTGAAGGTATGGTGCCATTTAAGGGAGCTGTAGCTAATGTTATATATCAACTTATGGGTGGATTGCGTGCATCTATGGGATATACGGGTAATTCTTCTATAGATTTAATGCAAAAGAATTGTAAGTTTGTGTGTATTACTGGTGCAGGTTTAAAAGAAAGTCATGCACATGATGTAGTAATTACTCGTGAAGCGCCTAATTATGCTGTTCATCATGGTGACGAATAA
- the estB gene encoding Carboxylesterase 2: protein MHKIIGPEVLPLSGKQAKQLVVMLHGVGADGENLIDLANNFQDMLPDAHFIAPNAPFPYENAPIGYQWFSLNDRSEKALLGGMEIAMPILNAFIDQQLERFNLSEDKLILIGFSQGTMMSLHLSFRRKNPLAAVIGFSGALIGEQALERELNSRPPVLLVHGEEDSVVPFPLMLYASRVLHKMSIPITTYKCEGLGHMINLEGINKARDFLKQLI from the coding sequence ATGCATAAAATAATAGGGCCTGAAGTTTTGCCATTATCAGGAAAGCAAGCAAAGCAATTAGTGGTAATGCTGCATGGAGTTGGGGCTGATGGAGAAAATTTAATAGATCTAGCTAATAATTTTCAAGATATGTTACCAGATGCACATTTTATTGCACCTAATGCGCCATTTCCCTATGAAAATGCTCCTATAGGATATCAATGGTTTTCATTGAATGATAGAAGTGAAAAGGCTCTCTTAGGTGGTATGGAAATAGCTATGCCTATACTTAATGCATTTATTGATCAACAGCTAGAACGCTTCAATCTTTCAGAGGATAAATTAATTCTTATAGGATTTTCTCAGGGCACAATGATGTCTTTGCATTTGTCGTTTAGGAGAAAAAATCCTCTGGCGGCTGTAATAGGTTTTTCAGGTGCTTTAATAGGAGAGCAAGCTTTAGAAAGAGAATTAAATTCACGCCCTCCTGTGTTATTAGTGCATGGCGAAGAAGATAGTGTAGTACCTTTTCCTTTAATGTTATACGCTAGTAGAGTTTTACATAAGATGTCTATACCAATTACTACTTATAAATGTGAAGGATTAGGGCATATGATAAATTTAGAAGGTATAAATAAGGCAAGAGATTTTTTAAAGCAATTAATTTGA
- the gatC gene encoding Glutamyl-tRNA(Gln) amidotransferase subunit C → MTLAIEEVKKVAKLSRIGCGEQDLGLLKEELSKILDMIETLKEVQTDHIEPLINVSRATLSMREDIAYSINTLEDVLANAPVKELNCFVVPKVIE, encoded by the coding sequence ATGACGCTTGCTATAGAAGAAGTAAAAAAAGTTGCAAAATTAAGTCGCATTGGGTGTGGTGAGCAGGATTTAGGATTACTCAAAGAAGAATTATCTAAGATTCTCGATATGATTGAAACATTAAAAGAAGTTCAAACGGATCATATTGAACCTTTAATTAATGTGTCTAGGGCAACACTTTCGATGCGTGAAGATATTGCTTATAGTATAAATACTCTAGAAGATGTACTTGCAAATGCTCCAGTGAAAGAGTTGAATTGTTTTGTTGTGCCTAAGGTAATAGAATAA
- the gatA gene encoding Glutamyl-tRNA(Gln) amidotransferase subunit A, which yields MIKLYTLNIKETIEHLKKKDFTALELMESHIQAMEQSKNLNAFITNNYEASIDAAKVADNRIKDGSARVLEGIPLAIKDNFCTKDILTTAASKMLYNFVPTYESTVTSKLWAEGAILTGKTNMDEFAMGSSGLTSHYGPTKNPWKALGSDKDLVPGGSSSGSAAAVAAYLSMGALGTDTGGSIRQPASYCGVVGMKPSYGRCSRYGMISFASSLDQAGVYARTVDDCALLLTHIMGHDAKDSTSVNIALPDITNLNVRDLKGIKVGIPKEYNVEGLDNEISALWNKGAEWLKEQGAEIIDISLSHTKYALPVYYILAPAEASSNLSRYDGVRFGLRETGKTLDEMYELTRKNGFGKEVKRRIMIGTYVLSAGFYDAYYRKAQKVRSLVAHDFWNSFSKVDVILAPTAPSTAFPLDIKITNPVTMYLNDVFTIPASLAGLPCISVPAGLSKNRLPLGLQLIGNNYDELTVLKVAKALENAADFKGYKG from the coding sequence ATGATTAAATTATACACCTTAAATATAAAAGAAACTATAGAACATTTAAAAAAGAAAGATTTTACTGCTCTAGAGTTGATGGAAAGCCATATACAGGCGATGGAACAGTCAAAAAATCTAAATGCTTTTATTACAAATAACTATGAGGCATCTATAGACGCTGCTAAAGTAGCCGATAATCGAATCAAGGACGGTTCTGCTCGTGTTTTGGAAGGTATTCCTTTAGCAATTAAAGATAATTTTTGTACTAAAGATATATTAACCACGGCAGCTTCTAAAATGTTGTATAATTTTGTTCCTACCTATGAATCAACTGTTACCAGTAAATTATGGGCAGAAGGAGCAATTCTTACAGGTAAAACCAATATGGATGAATTTGCTATGGGTTCATCTGGCTTGACTAGTCATTATGGTCCAACAAAAAATCCTTGGAAAGCGCTTGGGAGCGATAAGGATTTGGTGCCAGGTGGCTCTTCCAGTGGCTCTGCTGCAGCTGTGGCAGCATATTTATCAATGGGAGCATTAGGTACTGATACTGGTGGATCTATTAGGCAGCCAGCCTCTTATTGTGGTGTTGTAGGTATGAAACCTTCTTATGGTAGATGTTCTAGGTATGGTATGATTTCATTTGCAAGTTCTTTAGATCAGGCTGGGGTATACGCTAGAACTGTAGACGATTGTGCCTTATTATTAACTCATATTATGGGTCATGATGCTAAAGATTCTACTTCTGTAAATATAGCATTACCTGATATTACTAATTTAAATGTTAGGGATTTAAAAGGTATAAAAGTAGGTATTCCTAAAGAATATAATGTTGAAGGACTTGATAATGAGATATCAGCATTATGGAACAAAGGTGCAGAATGGTTAAAAGAGCAAGGAGCAGAAATTATTGATATTAGTTTATCTCATACTAAATATGCTTTACCAGTATATTATATCCTTGCTCCTGCTGAAGCGTCTTCTAATTTATCACGCTATGATGGCGTAAGGTTTGGTTTAAGAGAAACTGGCAAAACTTTAGATGAAATGTATGAGTTAACCCGTAAAAATGGGTTTGGAAAAGAAGTAAAAAGACGTATTATGATAGGTACATACGTATTATCAGCAGGTTTTTATGATGCGTATTATAGAAAAGCACAAAAAGTGCGTTCTTTAGTAGCGCATGATTTTTGGAATAGTTTTTCTAAGGTGGATGTTATTCTTGCGCCTACAGCCCCCAGTACTGCCTTTCCTTTAGATATTAAAATTACCAATCCTGTGACTATGTATCTTAATGATGTATTTACTATACCAGCAAGTTTGGCAGGGTTACCATGTATTTCAGTGCCAGCAGGTTTAAGTAAGAACAGATTACCTTTAGGTTTGCAATTAATAGGTAATAACTATGATGAGCTTACTGTGTTGAAGGTAGCAAAAGCTTTAGAAAATGCTGCTGATTTTAAGGGATATAAGGGATAA
- the gatB gene encoding Aspartyl/glutamyl-tRNA(Asn/Gln) amidotransferase subunit B yields MNLIQGKTGKWELIIGLEIHAQVASESKLFSEASTKFGAAPNTQVSLIDAAFPGMLPVINAFCVEQAVKTGLGLQAKINLKSAFDRKNYFYPDLPSGYQISQFSYPIVGHGKVSLDMSDGPRDINIERIHLEQDAGKSLHDQHPDYSFIDLNRAGIALMEIVTEPDLRSSAEAGEFMRKLRILLRYLGTCDGDMEKGSLRCDANVSVRKPGEKLGIRCEIKNLNSIRNIENAIDYEASRQIEILENGGKIDQETRLFDADQGITRLMRSKEDAQDYRYFPDPDLLPLELTEEFVNNIARRLPELPDQKKLRYINDLGLSSYDAEILVENQEVADYFEEVIKTQDPKLASNWITAELFGRLKKYDQSINDTNITPHRLAELLDLLSNEVISGKLAKQVFDLMFETNENPISIVKKHGLQQVTDQNTISKIVEEVLAANVEKVQEYQSGKDKLFGFFVGQVMKLSNGKANPELVNQELKEQLSK; encoded by the coding sequence ATGAATTTAATACAAGGAAAAACTGGCAAGTGGGAGTTAATAATAGGGTTAGAAATACATGCACAAGTTGCATCTGAATCTAAATTATTTTCTGAAGCATCTACAAAATTTGGTGCTGCGCCTAATACTCAAGTATCTTTGATAGATGCAGCTTTCCCTGGGATGTTACCGGTGATTAATGCGTTTTGCGTAGAACAAGCTGTAAAAACTGGCCTAGGATTACAAGCAAAAATTAATTTAAAATCAGCTTTTGATCGTAAAAATTATTTTTATCCTGATTTGCCTTCGGGCTATCAAATTTCTCAGTTTTCTTATCCAATTGTAGGACATGGTAAAGTATCTTTAGATATGTCTGATGGTCCAAGGGATATTAATATTGAGAGAATACATTTAGAGCAGGATGCAGGTAAAAGCTTACATGATCAGCATCCAGATTATAGTTTTATAGATTTGAATCGAGCTGGAATTGCATTGATGGAAATAGTTACTGAACCTGATTTAAGATCATCTGCAGAAGCTGGTGAGTTTATGAGAAAGCTACGCATCTTATTAAGATATTTGGGCACTTGTGATGGCGATATGGAGAAAGGTTCTTTAAGGTGTGATGCGAATGTATCGGTGCGTAAGCCTGGAGAAAAGTTAGGCATAAGATGTGAAATTAAGAATCTTAATTCTATACGTAATATTGAGAATGCAATTGATTATGAAGCTAGTAGACAAATAGAAATTCTTGAAAATGGTGGTAAAATTGATCAGGAAACTAGGTTATTTGATGCTGATCAAGGGATTACAAGGCTTATGCGTTCAAAAGAAGATGCTCAAGATTATAGATATTTTCCTGATCCAGATTTATTACCTTTAGAGCTTACGGAAGAATTCGTAAATAATATTGCTCGAAGATTACCTGAATTACCAGATCAAAAGAAATTGCGTTATATAAATGATTTAGGTTTATCGTCATATGATGCTGAAATTCTTGTAGAAAATCAAGAAGTGGCGGATTATTTTGAAGAAGTAATAAAAACTCAAGATCCAAAGCTTGCATCTAACTGGATTACTGCTGAATTATTTGGGCGTCTTAAAAAATATGACCAATCTATTAATGACACTAACATAACTCCGCATAGATTAGCAGAATTATTGGATTTGCTAAGTAATGAGGTAATTTCTGGTAAATTGGCTAAGCAGGTATTTGATTTAATGTTTGAAACCAATGAAAATCCTATCTCAATTGTTAAAAAACATGGATTGCAGCAAGTTACGGATCAAAATACTATTAGTAAAATAGTAGAAGAAGTATTAGCAGCTAATGTAGAAAAAGTACAAGAATATCAATCTGGTAAAGATAAACTTTTTGGCTTTTTTGTAGGACAAGTTATGAAATTATCTAATGGTAAAGCCAATCCTGAATTAGTCAATCAAGAATTAAAAGAGCAATTGTCTAAATAA
- a CDS encoding Major Facilitator Superfamily protein, with protein MKRNDVAYCILLLMAELFFAYQFMLRVYPGLVMQDIMHKFHISSTLFGMLAAFYYIGYAGMQIPIGVFLDRYGPKFISLCILICVMGSLTFLFSDNWIIALIGRFCIGLGSVAGFLGATKVISMSFLSKYFSYMVSLTFTVGYMGAIYGGKPVALLIDKFGWEYVLIALAFIGLLIALFILSLDIKYDETERYEGSIYSALKLLIKNKRVLLVCLCGALQVGPLEAFADIWGVGYFIKMYGIAKPDAALLSSSIYLGLCVGGPIIAYIAEKYNCHYRLCSGCGVIMMMIFIMLLCTVKLQYWQLLSLMFIIGICSGYQIIVFSITAKLSDLSTNSITMSLTNMLIMSAGFAFHFIIGIIMDMSWVGSMQHNIKIYTPDSYIYSISIIPIALGIGSIGFLLLDYKKDWDNVGNRKMNFISKANQ; from the coding sequence ATGAAGCGTAATGATGTAGCATATTGTATATTATTGTTAATGGCGGAGTTGTTTTTTGCATACCAGTTTATGCTGAGAGTTTATCCTGGACTTGTAATGCAGGATATAATGCACAAATTTCATATAAGTTCTACATTATTTGGTATGCTTGCAGCTTTTTATTATATAGGATATGCGGGTATGCAAATTCCTATAGGAGTATTTTTGGATAGATATGGTCCTAAGTTTATATCATTATGTATACTTATATGTGTTATGGGTAGTTTAACCTTTTTATTTTCTGATAACTGGATTATTGCGTTAATTGGTAGGTTTTGTATAGGTCTAGGTTCAGTAGCTGGTTTTTTAGGAGCTACTAAAGTCATTAGTATGTCTTTTTTATCTAAATATTTTTCTTATATGGTGAGTTTAACATTCACTGTTGGCTATATGGGTGCTATTTATGGAGGTAAGCCTGTAGCTCTGCTTATAGATAAGTTTGGTTGGGAGTATGTATTAATAGCTTTAGCTTTTATAGGATTATTAATAGCATTATTTATTCTTAGCCTAGATATAAAATATGATGAAACGGAAAGATATGAAGGTTCTATCTATAGCGCTTTAAAGTTATTAATAAAGAATAAAAGAGTGCTCTTAGTATGTTTATGTGGAGCATTGCAGGTAGGACCTTTAGAAGCATTTGCTGATATATGGGGAGTAGGTTATTTTATAAAAATGTATGGTATTGCTAAGCCTGATGCAGCTTTATTAAGCTCAAGTATTTATTTAGGATTATGTGTTGGGGGGCCAATTATAGCGTATATTGCAGAAAAATATAATTGTCATTATAGATTATGTTCTGGGTGTGGTGTTATAATGATGATGATTTTTATAATGCTATTATGTACTGTTAAGCTGCAGTACTGGCAATTATTAAGCTTAATGTTTATAATAGGCATTTGTTCTGGCTATCAAATTATAGTTTTTTCGATTACGGCTAAATTAAGTGATTTATCGACTAACAGTATTACTATGTCTCTAACTAATATGTTAATTATGTCTGCAGGATTTGCCTTCCACTTTATTATAGGAATAATTATGGACATGAGTTGGGTGGGTAGCATGCAACATAATATTAAAATTTATACTCCAGACTCGTATATTTATTCTATATCTATAATACCTATAGCACTAGGAATAGGTAGTATAGGATTTCTATTATTGGATTATAAAAAAGACTGGGATAATGTTGGGAATCGCAAAATGAATTTTATTTCAAAGGCTAACCAATAA
- the bdlA gene encoding Methyl-accepting chemotaxis protein CtpH has protein sequence MIIKIPDSISAKITLAIVLISAFFYSISFPQLLLSKKYMLNYMLESLLTSHYYNISYRLQSSLTEENIKNIDNNFIQMIDDFLDEYKKGTDLDIALYVFNKGMPVEIAATVNFTATNMVNYLDLDKVPLNCQIKEIFMERKQLYACAMALKASDGHIIGFIVESVNSQRFKESFYIDLSYQLIFVAIVLVISIGVGRMVALNIGRPTEILTAAIKQLSQGKYDTVIPFTEQDNEMGKVAKAVVVFKEHIKKSQELALLTQREQEERDQRRHIMEQTIKVFNKEVENEINTVSNSSVKVHNIIEKMVNIAEELKNMSVQATEASDNASSNVQIVAKAAEVLVSSINEIGEQALNASNTTKDAVSSINKTNLVVQELSSAAGRIGDIISIISTIAEQTNLLALNATIEAARAGEAGKGFAVVASEVKTLANQTAKATEEIKNQIANIQNSASDAVDAMKNTDKTISVINEISIEVSNSVKEETETMQDIFNNIINAVDNARMASQNVKYVMEASNNAGDAASALFTASEVMYRNAESLGKIIKKFSADIQDTHSLNDTKA, from the coding sequence GTGATAATAAAAATTCCTGATAGTATTTCTGCAAAAATTACTTTAGCTATAGTGCTTATTAGTGCCTTTTTTTATAGCATCTCTTTTCCGCAATTACTTTTATCCAAAAAATATATGTTAAATTATATGTTGGAAAGCTTATTAACGAGCCATTATTATAATATCTCATATCGTTTGCAATCTTCTCTTACCGAAGAAAATATTAAAAACATTGATAATAATTTTATTCAAATGATAGATGATTTTTTGGATGAATATAAAAAGGGAACTGATTTAGACATAGCATTATACGTCTTTAATAAAGGTATGCCTGTAGAAATTGCTGCTACAGTTAATTTTACTGCAACTAATATGGTGAACTATTTAGATTTAGATAAAGTACCTTTAAATTGCCAGATAAAAGAAATTTTTATGGAGCGAAAACAGTTATACGCATGTGCTATGGCTCTTAAAGCTTCAGATGGTCATATTATTGGATTTATAGTAGAAAGTGTTAATAGTCAGAGATTTAAAGAGTCATTTTATATAGATTTGAGCTATCAACTTATTTTTGTTGCAATTGTTTTAGTGATCTCAATAGGAGTAGGGCGAATGGTTGCGTTAAATATAGGTAGACCTACTGAAATATTAACAGCAGCAATAAAGCAATTATCTCAAGGTAAATATGATACTGTTATTCCTTTTACGGAGCAAGATAATGAGATGGGTAAGGTAGCAAAAGCTGTTGTGGTATTTAAAGAACATATTAAAAAATCTCAAGAACTAGCTTTATTAACGCAAAGGGAGCAAGAAGAAAGAGATCAGCGTCGTCATATTATGGAACAAACTATTAAAGTATTTAATAAAGAAGTGGAAAATGAGATTAACACAGTATCTAATTCTTCAGTAAAAGTACATAATATTATTGAAAAAATGGTTAATATTGCTGAAGAATTAAAAAATATGAGTGTGCAAGCTACAGAAGCATCAGATAATGCTTCAAGTAATGTCCAGATAGTAGCAAAAGCAGCGGAAGTATTGGTCTCATCTATTAATGAAATTGGAGAACAAGCTTTAAATGCAAGTAATACCACCAAAGATGCTGTATCTAGTATTAATAAAACCAATTTAGTAGTACAAGAATTATCATCAGCTGCAGGTAGAATAGGTGATATAATATCTATCATTAGTACTATTGCCGAACAAACTAACCTTTTAGCATTAAATGCCACAATAGAAGCAGCGCGTGCTGGAGAAGCGGGTAAGGGATTTGCAGTGGTGGCTTCTGAAGTAAAAACTTTAGCAAACCAGACTGCTAAGGCTACTGAAGAAATAAAAAATCAAATAGCTAATATACAAAATTCTGCTAGTGATGCAGTTGATGCTATGAAAAATACTGATAAAACTATTAGTGTAATTAATGAAATATCAATAGAAGTTTCAAATTCAGTCAAAGAAGAAACTGAAACTATGCAAGATATATTTAACAATATTATTAATGCGGTAGATAATGCGCGTATGGCAAGCCAAAATGTAAAATATGTTATGGAAGCGAGTAATAATGCTGGTGATGCAGCTAGCGCATTATTTACTGCATCAGAAGTAATGTATAGAAATGCAGAAAGTCTTGGTAAGATAATTAAGAAATTTTCTGCTGATATTCAAGACACACATTCTCTAAACGATACAAAAGCTTAA
- a CDS encoding S-adenosylmethionine-dependent methyltransferase, with translation MSSLKLKNDNMLIHEKTYLSSLVEVYSKGNDQEKINAVIRSLAARTFFPFISDKQAIALELGCSDGFMANLIADKIQAVHVLEGAQELIVQAEKEAKPNVKFIHTLFEEFNSEQKYDYIFALFVLEHVFDVQMVLDMVKRVLKPGGIFFVTVPNARALSRQISRHMGIIEDLKQLTANDIRFGHRRVYDRCTLNEELTQAGFSQIMQGGLLLKILADFQLNELFTNGFLSDQHIDALYKLGLEYPDLCGSLFSVCKLTVD, from the coding sequence ATGTCATCACTAAAACTTAAAAATGATAATATGTTAATACATGAAAAAACGTATCTAAGTAGTTTAGTAGAAGTTTATAGTAAAGGAAATGATCAAGAAAAAATTAATGCAGTTATACGTTCTTTAGCCGCTAGGACGTTTTTTCCATTTATATCTGATAAACAGGCTATAGCTTTAGAACTCGGCTGTTCAGATGGTTTTATGGCTAATTTAATTGCAGATAAAATACAAGCAGTACATGTTCTGGAAGGAGCGCAGGAGTTAATTGTGCAAGCAGAAAAAGAGGCAAAGCCTAATGTAAAGTTTATACATACATTATTTGAAGAATTTAATTCTGAGCAAAAATATGATTATATCTTTGCTTTATTTGTACTGGAGCATGTCTTTGATGTACAAATGGTATTAGATATGGTCAAAAGGGTATTAAAACCTGGCGGTATATTCTTTGTTACTGTTCCAAATGCTCGTGCATTATCTAGGCAAATTTCTAGACATATGGGAATAATCGAAGATTTAAAACAGTTAACAGCAAATGATATACGTTTTGGACACCGTCGTGTATACGATAGATGTACCTTAAATGAAGAACTAACGCAAGCAGGATTTAGTCAAATTATGCAAGGGGGATTATTGCTAAAAATATTAGCAGATTTTCAACTAAATGAATTATTTACTAATGGGTTTTTATCAGACCAGCATATAGATGCTTTATATAAGCTAGGTTTAGAATATCCTGATTTATGTGGAAGTTTATTTAGCGTTTGTAAATTAACGGTAGACTAA
- a CDS encoding potassium transport protein Kup, with protein sequence MNEQKKLFLSLMVGAIGIVYGDIGTSPLYAIKNCFTAHKVALTEINILGVSSLIFWSLVIVVSFKYVFLILKLDNQEEGGILTLTYLCSKIKNKFSTYILTLGMIGTSLFFGDAIITPAISVLGALEGLSIISKESEVYIIPISLIIISLLFLNQKRGSAKIGMVFGAVMLLWFLIIGYLGLIQIIKVPSILLSINPYYAMKFLLLNKYVGILTLGTTVLVVTGAEALYADIGHFGKMPIKIAWYFIVFPLLVLNYLGQAALLMHNPKAIVNPFYLLAPDWFLYPLI encoded by the coding sequence ATGAATGAACAGAAAAAGCTTTTCCTAAGTTTAATGGTAGGTGCAATAGGTATCGTATATGGTGATATTGGTACTAGTCCACTATATGCTATTAAAAATTGTTTTACTGCACATAAGGTAGCCTTAACCGAGATAAATATATTAGGGGTAAGTTCCTTAATTTTTTGGTCACTAGTGATTGTTGTTTCTTTTAAATATGTTTTTCTAATATTAAAGCTAGATAATCAAGAAGAAGGAGGGATATTAACTCTCACTTATCTTTGTTCTAAGATCAAAAATAAATTTAGTACATATATACTTACTTTAGGTATGATTGGTACTTCCCTATTTTTTGGCGATGCCATCATTACGCCTGCTATCTCAGTTTTAGGAGCGCTGGAAGGTTTAAGTATAATTTCAAAGGAAAGTGAAGTTTATATAATTCCCATATCTTTAATAATTATAAGCTTGCTTTTTCTTAATCAAAAAAGGGGAAGTGCTAAAATTGGTATGGTATTTGGTGCAGTAATGTTATTATGGTTTTTGATTATAGGATATCTAGGCTTAATTCAAATTATTAAAGTACCCAGTATTTTATTATCAATAAATCCATATTATGCTATGAAGTTTCTATTATTAAACAAATATGTAGGTATATTGACTTTAGGTACCACCGTACTCGTTGTTACAGGGGCAGAAGCATTATATGCAGATATAGGTCATTTTGGTAAAATGCCTATAAAGATAGCATGGTATTTTATAGTTTTTCCTTTACTAGTGTTGAATTATTTGGGGCAAGCTGCCTTATTAATGCATAATCCAAAAGCAATCGTGAATCCTTTCTATTTATTAGCCCCTGATTGGTTTTTGTATCCATTAATATAG
- a CDS encoding Transposase, with protein MAYSLDLRKKVIHYVNKGYTREEAARIFGIGERTIYRWLSRSKSGNLAATRAAKPWKKLDPIKLLNEVSKNSNWLLSDFAKVFNVSTAAICLAFKTLGITRKKRPHSIVNGMKQNGNYFWQLSQTIKRKI; from the coding sequence ATGGCATATTCCTTAGATTTACGTAAAAAAGTAATTCACTATGTTAATAAAGGTTATACCAGAGAAGAAGCTGCAAGAATTTTTGGCATAGGTGAAAGAACAATTTATAGATGGTTATCGAGATCGAAATCCGGGAATTTAGCAGCCACACGAGCAGCTAAGCCATGGAAGAAGCTTGATCCAATCAAATTATTAAACGAGGTGTCTAAAAACAGCAATTGGCTATTATCTGATTTTGCAAAGGTTTTTAATGTGTCTACAGCTGCTATCTGTTTGGCATTCAAGACTTTGGGGATCACACGAAAAAAAAGACCACACTCTATCGTGAACGGGATGAAGCAAAACGGCAATTATTTTTGGCAGCTATCGCAAACTATAAAGCGGAAGATATAG